In the Dioscorea cayenensis subsp. rotundata cultivar TDr96_F1 chromosome 12, TDr96_F1_v2_PseudoChromosome.rev07_lg8_w22 25.fasta, whole genome shotgun sequence genome, one interval contains:
- the LOC120273698 gene encoding two-component response regulator ARR2-like: MEISRRVSAGPSLVTVKLPMDFPAGLRVLVVDDDPLCLRTIERLLWNCHYDVTTCPRADTALSMVRERKGGFDLILSDVHMPDMDGFKLLELIGLETDLPVIMISADDGKDVVMKGVTNGAVDYIVKPVRIEAVKIMWQHVVRKYQMKKKVLEPVECAEEKKADENGDNASLAEDDESWKNGNRKKDENDGEDEDEQGEESPPLKKPRVVWSSELHQAFVSAVTRLGIDKAVPKKILEMMDVPGITRENVASHLQKFRLFVKKNNILGDQKQLSDGTRAGYAPINSVSSFDLQGPHIPGQHMLQNQMNLRSGPRQLAATGSTLSLLDRMNRFNSNAQTSNTSRIVPWEQSFNNRQMNSILRSQTNMESRQSQQVLQSDSNLGLQATQGTPSFLDPFPTSTNLAFNLTTSSACPVNSIQQSRQFDQFRQQNNFTADVSTRGQLMNGISGELDDVLLSNLCQQITTPNSHVGGTSAAETLLPSSYGSASQTLYPCVGDNYTNALAGNSFPLVTSTATRDILPLGMFGETVPPRSDIELLDHMIGSKPEDNFAPNHWNSNRNTGIESNVVMPNGTETTDCNKITGAVQCSNSITAESSAAVTTNDVPESSINVFPNELKNVVSDQFLQQEGIGVIDTEFNYEAFSMDDILNYTPGPLPM; encoded by the exons ATGGAAATCAGTAGAAGAGTTAGTGCTGGTCCAAGTCTAGTAACAGTGAAGCTTCCGATGGATTTCCCTGCTGGGCTTAGGGTTCTTGTCGTTGATGATGATCCTTTGTGCCTTAGAACCATTGAGAGATTGCTTTGGAATTGTCATTATGATG TCACTACTTGTCCGAGGGCAGACACTGCACTCTCCATGGTAAGGGAGAGAAAGGGAGGCTTTGATCTTATACTGAGTGATGTCCATATGCCTGATATGGATGGTTTCAAGCTCCTCGAGCTCATTGGATTAGAGACTGATCTCCCTGTTATCA TGATATCGGCTGATGATGGGAAGGATGTAGTCATGAAAGGTGTCACTAATGGCGCTGTGGATTACATTGTAAAGCCGGTGAGAATTGAGGCTGTGAAGATTATGTGGCAGCATGTAGTGAGGAAGTATCAGATGAAAAAAAAGGTTTTGGAGCCTGTGGAATGTGCGGAGGAGAAGAAAGCCGATGAGAATGGTGATAATGCGTCCTTGGCAGAGGATGATGAGAGCTGGAAGAATGGCAATaggaaaaaggatgaaaatgatggagaagatgaagatgagcaAGGGGAAGAGTCACCGCCACTGAAGAAGCCTCGGGTGGTTTGGTCTTCTGAACTCCACCAAGCGTTTGTTTCTGCAGTGACTCGACTTGGCATCGACA AGGCTGTTCCGAAGAAAATTCTTGAGATGATGGATGTTCCGGGCATTACAAGAGAAAATGTTGCTAGTCACTTGCAG AAATTTCGTTTGTTTGTGAAGAAAAATAACATACTCGGCGATCAAAAGCAATTGTCTGATGGCACAAGGGCAGGATACGCTCCAATCAATTCAGTCAGCTCCTTCGATCTTCAAGGTCCTCATATTCCTGGTCAACATATGCTGCAAAACCAAATGAATCTGCGATCTGGACCAAGACAACTCGCAGCAACGGGGTCAACCTTATCACTTCTTGATCGGATGAATCGCTTCAATTCCAATGCTCAAACTTCAAATACTTCAAGAATTGTACCATGGGAGCAATCATTCAACAATCGGCAAATGAACTCGATCTTGAGATCTCAAACTAACATGGAATCAAGGCAGTCACAGCAAGTGCTCCAATCAGACTCCAATCTCGGTCTACAAGCAACGCAAGGAACACCGAGCTTTCTGGATCCTTTTCCTACGAGTACAAACCTTGCATTTAATTTGACCACCAGCAGTGCTTGCCCAGTGAACTCCATTCAGCAAAGCCGACAATTCGATCAATTTCGACAGCAAAACAATTTCACTGCAGACGTGTCTACAAGGGGGCAATTAATGAATGGAATCTCAGGTGAACTTGATGATGTGCTTTTGTCAAACTTATGCCAGCAGATAACAACTCCAAATTCTCATGTTGGAGGCACATCAGCAGCTGAAACTTTGCTGCCTAGTTCATACGGTTCGGCTTCTCAAACTTTATATCCTTGTGTTGGGGACAACTACACAAATGCATTGGCAGGAAATTCTTTTCCTCTGGTAACCAGCACGGCCACACGGGACATCTTGCCATTAGGTATGTTCGGGGAAACTGTACCTCCAAGAAGCGACATTGAATTACTGGATCACATGATTGGTTCAAAACCGGAAGACAACTTTGCTCCAAACCATTGGAACAGTAACAGGAACACCGGCATTGAGAGCAATGTGGTTATGCCAAACGGAACAGAGACCACCGATTGCAATAAAATCACCGGTGCAGTTCAATGCAGTAACTCCATTACAGCTGAAAGTTCTGCAGCAGTAACCACGAACGATGTGCCAGAATCAAGTATTAATGTTTTCCCGAACGAGCTAAAGAATGTGGTTTCAGATCAG TTTCTGCAGCAAGAAGGCATTGGAGTGATCGATACTGAGTTTAACTATGAAGCTTTTTCGATGGATGACATTTTGAATTACACACCGGGGCCTTTACCGATGTAG